In Mustela erminea isolate mMusErm1 chromosome 7, mMusErm1.Pri, whole genome shotgun sequence, the genomic stretch ttcaAACACCTTAATTTTGGCTTATAGGCAACACGTAGTAAGAAAAtaagttcaaaaaaataaagccatacaCTTACAATGCTATCAAAAACCTTCAACTCTAAACAcgtacatataaataaaaaggaatgatgttTTAAGGCTCTTGATTATTAAGTTAATAAATCAAATATACACAGtgattaataaaaaagaattatttacataACTATACAAAATTCTACTTTGacacatttttcctctttaaattcttcattttaccAGCAACTGCTGACATCaaagtcccccctcccccaacaacatcaacaacaaaatacaataaaaaaaataaataataaactcattTGTGATAGTTGCTGTGGTTCTGAGCTGCAAAGGCACTTTCAAATACAGAACTACTTGTACGTCATCATAAAACCAATATACAAAAACAACTCAAgagtcaataaatataaataaaaactatgatCCTAAGACTGCATCACCATTGGGACAGCTGGCAGAAGTGGGAGCTCAAGGCCCAGGGGCCGGGCGTTGTCCGGGGAGCCTGGTCCGAGAGCTGGCGGCTGTGGGCCGTGTgcgccagggggtggggggcactttGGACTGGCTTTTTGCATAGCTGTGAGATGCAGCATTTGATTTCCCAGCCAACCACAGAAACTACCATTGCCAGTGTAAGCCAGCTTGTCAAAACTTAAATTAACACAGGAATTCTAAGTCAACGACAGCCTCAGACTGGACTAGGACACAACAGTTGAAGAACTACAAGCCCCCAGCACCCTCAGACTCTACCTAGCGGCGGCCGCGCCCGCGCTCTGCTATACGATGTACTCCATCCGGTTTAAGCTCTGGGCGCTTTCCAGGTCCCTGTTGTCCTGTTTGTTTGTCCAGTTTGGGTGTTTGGCTGGCGTGCCGTTGGGGGGCTTCTCCTCTCGGTCTACCAGCGTGTAGGCCGGCTGTTTGGCAAACCGGGCTTTCTGCTGGTGCTTGTCCATGTCGTCCTCCTCCACCTCAGAGTTGTGTGTCCtgatttttgacattttggaGTTTTTGTTCTCGTAATCCTTGATGGGGACCGTGTTGGCCCCGTGCTTCTCGATGGGGTTTTTGATCTGGTTCAGCTGCTCCCGAACGTTGTTGGTGGTGTTGTCCTCGGAGGCCGAGCGAGCATGGCTGCTGGGCTTCCGCCGCTTCCGCACGCACCAGTAGAAGGCCGTCACCAGGCAACAGATCCAAGCCACAGTCAAGACGGAGCTCAGCAGAGGAACCAGGAAATCTGTAAGGCGGGCACAAAACCAATGAGctctcagaaggaaaggaaaaaaaaagccatcacaTGAACAACAGAATACCAACACTGGTGCGGCTCCTGCCCGTCATTCCTAAAAGGGGTGCCATGGGGACAAGTCCCTTTTCACAACCACATATTGTCACTTCACAGCTTGATAAGCAAGTACAGGACTGGGGCCCTTGGGGACCCTGACACGTTTGTCCCCAAAGACCAGGTGCAGCAGCAGCTCCTCGAGGCTCCTGATGGCTCTGTGGAGAGGAGCATCTGGTTCAGTCCAGGAAAGTCTGGCTCCTCGGGCCGCAGCTCACTAGAGGATCTGGTTTGCAGCATGACCTGCAACCCGATCGGAGCACGCACAGCTCAGATGTCCCATATTCTCATGTACCCAGTTTCTCACCTCACTCGAACAATGAGGGTCAAAAGTGAGCGTGGCTGTCCCGCAGGGCCATCAGGCTGCCTACCAAACCCGTGTCTCACGGTGCTTAGGCCAGACTGTCCCACGACACCAGAATGCCACAGCAGGGTTTGCCTGGCCATGAGCTCAGGGCACAGCAATGCTCTGCCCTAGGGCTCCGCAGTGGACCTAGAGACGGTGCGTGTTTGGCAGGGGTGCTGGCTTCCAAGAGCGCAGCATGGTGGCCAGGAAAGAAGGTACCTCTGCCCATCACCCCAGGACCTTAGTCATGGCAGCTGGCCTCTGTTTTCCCCAGTTATATGGTGGGGTGGTCCTCAAGAGGGGAAACTGTCAGCTAATTCCCCACCTGCTGGGTGGTGAGCCGAGATCTATCGGACAGTCCTCCCTCTAGGGCACCGTCCCCACCTGCCACCTACCTGTTCTGTTCTTCAGAGGCCGCCTCTGCACTCGCACTTCCGCCACGGCAGCAATAAGTGAGCTATTCCCATCCCTTTTACTAACGAGATCTATGATTTTGTCAGTGATCTCCTTGATCGGGTTTCCATCATCCCGGATGTCTTCGGCAGACTGGAAAAAGGAGAACGGTCAGCTGCACGGTCACGGCAACACTCCACAGGAGCCATTACTAAGAGTTACTGAACACGTGTGCCACACTCACTTGCAGCGACTAACTCAAGTTTGGACAGTGGCTAACTCAAGTTTGCGAACCACCCACAACCAAGTAATAATGAAGCGGGACTGGGTCTCGTACTTACAATGGCCACGTGTATTTCATTGTTCGCAGACGGGGAAGGCTCACAGGCTATGTAGATGGAATATTCGGCAGAAACATTCTTTAAGATATTCAGATTCCTCAATTCGCTACAAATGTGCTCCGTGGTGAGACCCTAGAATCACATTTGAAAACCACCCATGTAAGATACtggaaaaaatactggaaaaaaacaaaaaccagccgAGGTTTCCTGGGAAGTCAGGAATGGAAGCTCGACAAGCGCCTCGCTGGGGACGCTCCTGCTTCGGAACAAGCAGACACACACCGCCAGGCCTAACTGAAAAAGCGCTGGTTCCGTACCGGTGACATCATCTCCTTGTTGAAGGTGAACGTGATGTTGGCACAGTTCTCCTGGTAGTAGGGGTCGGAGGTGCACTTGGTCTTTACTGGCTGGAGACTGGAAGACCGGCACTCGCCCACACCCGTGCAGGGGCGGACGAAGCACTGGTCATCCAGGATCGGGATGCAGCTCTGCCCGCTGGGGCACTCACTGTGCCCTTTGTGGAGCAGGCAAGGTCGAGGACCACACCagacctggagagagagagagagagagagaaatggagagggcGGCTCAAGAGGAACGCCAGGCTGCAGCAAGCCCAGCACGGGGGCGAGCGGCGCATCCCTCCTGCCGTACCTTGGAGCAGGCGATCCTTCCGTTCAGACACTGGCAGGCATTGCAGTCATCGTCCCACCTGGCCCCGTCTGGTATCACACTCCCCACGGTGATACAAGGTCTCCCTGAAACTGCAAGGTAGGACGCCTGAGTGGAAAGGGCTGTCCTTTTCTGTTGGGCGCTCTACTCTTCACTTCCTCCTCTGCGCTGGGCCACGGGAGAACAGGTCTTCTTCCCTCACCGGCTGCCTCGGCACGTGGTCCCATGACCACCGGGCTGTGCCAGGGCCGCCTTTGTGGGGGGTGACGTGAGCAGAGTCGCTTACAGCTGAGCTTGGCCATTCGCTAGATAGGGCTACTGGTCCACAGAGTGGGAGGAAGCGCCCAGAACAGACCTGAGCCCAGCCCGCAGCCCATTCTCACTACATCTGCCCCGCATGCCCCAAGCAACACGATGAATGCCTGCTGTAGGCCACATCTTGGGATGGTTTGTCACAGAGCAGAACTGCCCGAGAGCCGGACTACAAACAGCTACCCTAGTTGTAGGGGGCCCCTTAGGCTTCCCCGGTCCCCGTGACTCCCTCTGCACATCCCCCCTCCATGTTCTCTCCCGAAGCACAGTGCGCGCTCGGGAATAGTCAGAGGGTAACCGCAGTGACTAGGGCCTGCTCGCCCCATGGGCAGCTGCAGGCTGACCCACATACCTTCCTGGCACTTGGCACCGCTGTGCCCTGGGGGACAGACGCACCGGTAGCCATTAATCTCATCCACACAGGTTGCCCCAAACGCACATGGTGAGGACTGGCATTCATTGATGTCTAGAAGTGGAGATTAAGTTTAGGCTCCAGTGGGAAGCAGTGATGTTTTTTCTAAGGTTTGACTAACCTAACATACAGATAAAGCATATAGACCCTAAGTATAAGTTTACTGAGTTTAATGAGTTACATAACCAGCACCTAAATAAATCGATCATCAGTACCCCAAAAAGCACGTTACTGCCCCCCAAAGATCATTAGCCTGACTTTTGAGCAGCTGAGGGTCAGTTCAGGAGGCAGCAATTTTTGATGAAATAGGTTCCTTTTTATCAGATGGTACAACTTAGAGCAAGGACTAGCAATAAAGGGTCAAATATTTTAACCTTTGTAGGCCAATGGGCTTTGTCATTACTACTGTACCCtgttgtagcatgaaagcagcttTAAGACAGTACATAAAGGAGtagctgtgtgccaataaaactttatttacaaaaagaggcTGTGGGTCAAGGCAACAGTTTGCCAACACAATTTAGAAACATGAAATAGACCAAATCTACCGCCACTTAGTGCTGAAGACCAATCAGTCCCAGACTCAAGCactagtaaaattttaaataatttgggatgagaatgaaaattatAGCTATCCTGCCCAAACTAAAGAGCATATAAAAAGGTAGGAAAGgtctcaaaataaaaaccttaagcACCCTGAAAAACTGTACTGCCTGCCTCCTGTTTTAATCATTTCACCAAGGCCTGACCAAACCTTTGGAAATCACTAGACCCTAGTCCCATCCACTGCCGACAGCTCTGTCCTCTGTGGCTTATGTCCACGTGCCAATGACTTCAGCGTAGTCAAGGGGAAAAGCACTCTTTCCTTGCGGCCTCAGAATGGATTAATCGTCCAGTTCTGTGGCTGGTAAACTCTCTCCCATAGGCGAGGGCCATACTACCGGGGGAAGGACCACCAGGTACCTGGGAGCTTCTGGCCCTAGCCAGAACCTTAATCCCAGCTGGAGGTGGGACGTTATACGCCTCTCAGGCAGGGCTAAAGGGAAGAGTGACTTTAAccattttcaagatgaaaagTGTTGGTCTGAGGGCTGGGAGTTAGGGGCAAGAACACCACTGGGGAAACCAACTCGGCCTGGTCCTTACTTATTCTGCAGTCAGGTCCAGCAAAGCCGGGGGCACACTCGCACCGGTACCAGTTGTCCCCATCTACACAGGTGCCACTGTTGTAactaagaagaaagcaaagaccGCCTCAGTTACTGACCTCCCAATCCACGGATCCACGACTCCACCAGCCAGTTCACGGGGCGCCATGCCAGTTACGTTAGGTGGCTCTCACCCCTGGCCACACTCCCCATtgcctggggagctttaaaaataatagtgcCCGGGTCCCACCCCCAGAGGCCCTCAGTCACAGGTCTCCGTTGCAGTCCAGGCATCGGAACTtctaaaagctccccaggtgatcctTGTGGACAGCCAAGGTGGAAAGTCTCAGCTCCCAACGGGGAGACAGCCTGGCTGATTAAAGTGTGGTCTGCGGACCAGCAGAACCAGCGTCCCCTGGGAATATGTGCCCCGGGCAGGGTCTGCAGCCCCACCCAGGCCTCCAGCAGCAGAACCTGCATTCCAGGCAAGATCCCGGGGGAATACCCATGCACAATGCGGCCAAGAAAGGCTGGCTTCAAAGGTGGTCATGCTTACCAGGGATGAGGACTGCAGTCGTTGGTATCTGCAAAGTAAAAAGACGACTTAACACCGAGGCCTTCATCCggcaaaacaatttaaaaaccgTACGTAGAAACACCCCTTGTTTCCCTAAGACCTGTCTGATAGAGTTGTAGTTTACACCAGCAAAAGGCGCTGACGACCTCTGTTCAATTGGAACCAGGCCTGCGCCACAAGTTTGTTCCCTATGCCGTGGGACACCCCACAGGAAGAGGCCCCGCTCAGGGCGGGCAGGGGGCtgtgagaagggaaggaagacaggCTGCTGGTCAGACCCATGCTGGGAGCGCAGACACCATCTGTCTCCACTTATCTCCTCGGCGACTTTCTCATGCCCAGGTCAGGGCTGCAGTCCATCAAGTGCGTTAGAACAGACCCAGGTGAAGCAGAAGCAGACATCAAACAGCTCTGCTTCTGGTTTCCATCGCGAGTCCCTGAGGGTGTCAGGCTGTGCTCCTGCAGCCCTTGCAGAGTTCAGGGcatgtggggcagagggacactCACTCTGAGTACAGATGGGCCCCTCCCAGCCTTCTTTGCAGACACACGTGAAGGAGTCCCCGTtgaccacacaggtgcccccattgtGGCAAGGGTTGGGCAGGCAGCTGCTGTTCCGGGCTACAAGACAAGAACAGACAGGACCACCCTCCTTGAGGCTCCACGGACAGTCCCAGGAGCCAAGAAGCAGACCTGCCGGGAGAACAGTCCTAGGTGTCAAGACGGCCACGCCCACTGCCAACCCCATGTGGGGCAGAGCTACCTATGTTGCACGTCgtcccttcccagcctccagggcaCATGCACTTGAAAGCGTCCCCTTCATCATAGCAGGTGCCACCGTTGTTGCACGTGGCCTCGTCACACTGGCTGTCACCTGAAGGAGGGGGATCTCTGTGTGAGCCCCTGGCCAGCTCCCCCTCACAGAAGACAGGGAAGGCTGGAGGAGTTCCGGGGATGGAGGGGACCCCCCGCCAGCCACCACTTACGTGAGTGGcaggtctttcctttccacccaTTTTTACAGTCACAGTAAAAGTCGTTGACAAGGTCACGACACGAGCCCCCATTGTGGCAGGGATTCTGGCTGCAGTCATTAATGTCTAGAATCAAAGAGGAGACACCCAGCTCAAGAAGTTTCCAGAACTGTTCACGGCCTGAAGAACCGCACCCCTTCCTATGACCACCTCCACCCGCTGGTTTCCACTCCGAGGTCCAAGACCAGCTGAGCAATCCCAGGACTTCACTCTTCACACTTTCACTCTTCAGCAGGAGGAAAGGAGCCCTCAGCTGGGTTACTCGTAACCCCACAAGGTGGCAAGACAGGGAGAGGCCTCTGTCGCTGCCATGGAAGTTAACGTCAGCACAGGCACAAAttacaatgaaaacagaaagaggatTACATTCCCCGCAAGCAGGGGTATTTGTCCTAATGACAGTCTGCCTTTACAGCTCCTTGCAGAAGCTCCTCCCTGGGGCCTGTCATAGGCACTCACAAACACTAACAGGACACAGGCAATGCTATCCCAGGACAAGAACAGTTGGGGTCTCAGGGCCTCCTTCCCATGAAAAAGACAAGCCTCCTGTGAGgattcccctgcccacccccacaccgAGCATCCCAGAGCTGTCTGGCCCAGAAAAGACCACACACTCACTGGTTTCACAGTAGGCCCCCTCCCAGCCATCACTGCAGATGCACTTGTAGGAGTTGACCCCATCGATGCAAGTGCCGCCATTTTTACAGGGGTTGCTCTCACAGTCGTTAATATCTGTGAAACGAAGACAAAAAGCTGGTGAGTAAAGGACACCCGACGCCATAGCCAGGCACTGGTCTCAGGACCACCTCCTGAGAAAATGAGGGGCCAGGGGCTTGCTCCACATTCTCAACTCCATCAGGACCCTTTCTCGAGTTCAACAGGCTGCTCATCAGGCAGAAGCCTCCAGAGGATGCCTTGTCTGTCTTAGTGCCTCAGAGGCTAAGCTGCTTGGAGGGAGCAGGGAAAAAATTCCTACGGAAAAGCGGGACCACCCAAACTAGTAAGATTCCAGAACATAAGTGTGCTGAAGGGTCAGAGGCGTCAGTGAGCTCATAAATTAAACCTAACTTGGTCTCGGGCCCTGGGTTGACTGGGAAGCCTCGCTGGCCTCAACTGTAATGACTCAAGCTCAAATGCTCCCCGAGCTGGGCAGAGGCGGGGTGAGGGGGCACCCTGCCCCATCCCCCGAGAAGGGTCTTACTTTCATGGCAGTATGTTCCAGTGAAGCCTTTGTTACAGTCACAGGTGAATTTGCCTCCCGACTGACTCTTGCACTTCCCGTGGGGACCACAGACGTTCGAGGAAATATACCGCACCCCCTCAGGTGTGTCGTTGGAAGCCATGGCCACTGTGCAGCTGTCAATCACTAGAAGACAGACTCGGGATTAGATCACGGCCACGGACCCCCGAGAGACATGGCATTCCTAAGCTGAGGACCTACACCAAGCTTGCTTTCCTGGAGAAAGGCACCCTTTGGTTCATGAGGGTAAGATGTCAAGAGGCACCTTGTGGCTGAGACTGTGGCAGTGGGCCACGTCACACTGTGACAGGCAAAGTTGAAACTCCAGGCagacagaattttgtttttaaggcatTTTCCCCTGAGGTGGCTAAGAAGCCTACATGTCTGTgggccctctcctccctgtgACATCTCCTCAGCCTGGCAGAAGCTTGCTAAAGGAAGCTGGACAGCTTCATTTCCTATGTAATCATACATAAGCTAGCAGGAAGGACCAAAGAACCTGTAAAGCTGTGTCACCTACTATAACAGCCCCGAGACACGTGTGGCTATTTAGgtgaattaaaattaagtaaagtcCCCCTTTCTAGTTGTACTAGTCACACTCAAGGCTCCTGGGGCTACCATACCCGACAGTGCAGATAGCAGACACTTCCACAGCTGCAGAAAGTTCTGGCAGTGCTGCTTTGAGGGCCATCACTGTGCTGCAAACCAGAACAGGTATGCTCGCCCCTGGGCTACCTGGGGACCTGGCTCTACTACCGGCGGAGCCTGAATAAACGGCTTCCACATGTTCTGACTTCCCTAAGCAGTCAGGTTAGGGTCTCTCCATCTCATCTGAACGGCCTCTGAGAACATCAAGGGGCAGCGGCCAATGGGGCAAGAGGCAGCAGCTAcccagggcagcaggcaggggaggtaCCTTCGCAGGGAGTGGTGCGACAGTGGTCTTTAAGGTGGGAGCAGTTCTTGCCCTCGTAGTCCTCGGGACACTTGCAGAAATAGTCACTGGCACGGTTGTAGCACTGGGCGCCGTTCTGGCAGGGATTGGGCTCGCAATAATCTACGTCCAGCTGCGGGGccaggagcagggaaggggagaggaaacgGAGCTGTGATTATAACTGCTCTGGGGCGGCAGGCGCTGGAATCAGACCCCTTCACCTCCTTCCATTAGAACACCCTACATGATACAGTTATGTCCCAGAGACTGTGCAGGGATGCACGGGCAAAACAGGGCGGAGTGGAAAAGGTCAGGGGCACAAAGTCAAATCGACAGGCTGCTGACACTAGGAAGAAAACCACTCCTCGGTGTCCTTCTACCTGCAGTCACCTAGAAGTCCCTGGTCACTGGATGTTAACAGACTTCATGGCGACTCCAGAgtaagaagggaaggggagaggaggggcagcaAGAGGAGGGAGCCCTGCTGGAGAAACTTGGCATATGGAGGTTCTAGCATCGCTCACCTGACAGAGGTTTCCAGAGAAACCAGTGGGACACAGACACTGGAATCTGTTGATTTCATTCTGACAGTGACCCCCATTCAAACAGGGGTTGCTGGCGCATTCGTCGACCTCCCTCTCACAGTGATCGCCTGCATAGCCAGGTGGACAGATACAGCGATAACCATTAACCAAATcctggaagaggagaaggaggggggagaAACACATGCTTTTTTCTCTGCACTCCACAAACAGGGCTGCGGCAGTCCTGCGTGACTGCCGCGGTTCCGCTGATCCGCCGAGATCGCTCAGTGCCCAGCCTCTCGAAATGTTTGAGAGGAATTTCTATGTGCAGGCCTTAAACATGGCTCCCAAGAGGCTGGGGTGGGTAACATGAGCCCAAGTGAAACGTCCAGAGAATCACTCTCcaccttcatttttaaatctcaCAGGGACCAAGCTCTCCCAGGGTCACATACACCTTACAGATTTGTGTCAATCAGTAAGGTTTTCATCTTTAAGCTAAGATTTACGTACCCGACAGGAGGCGTCATTCTGACACTGGCCAAGGCAGTCattaatatctgaaaaataaacaagtcatcATATTAAAGAGGCAATTTCCATTGAAGTTGGGCTTAATTGAAAAGTGTTCTCTGCTCAGGACAGATAAAAGCCTCAAATCAGAGTTCCTGTATGCTTCCCCTGGCATAAGGTTATTACACTGGGTGGGAACTCTCCCTCATTCCTCCAGACTGAGCAAGTGAACTTCACATCATTGTTTGAGCCACCTTATCAGCACATGGCTGTTTTACCGGCTAAGGAGCCTGATAAAGTGCCAGGTTTTCCCTTCTGCACTGATCCCTCCCTCTCCAAAAATACTGCCTCTCCGAGGTTCTCCTTTTACCACACTTCGAGCTGGAGCGGACATACAGACCTAGAAAGCCTTCTGTACCAAAGTTTCACAGAAATCAAAATTGAAACAAAGGTACTCACTTATGTCACAATTCTGACCGGTCCAGCCTGGGAGGCAATCACAGTAGTAGCTTGCGATCAGATTCTTACAGGATTTGGCATTTACACAAGGTTTGGCCTCGCATTCATTTGCATCTGAAAGAAATGTGGAGGGGCAGTGAGAAATGGAGATTTACCCCcacttcccccgcccccagccctatTGATAGTTTCTCTGAACCAGGAGACATTTTAATAACCTAGCTAAATCACAGATACTAGGTTCCCACTATTTGGAACAGCTGATCCCTCTCCCTAGCCATTACCCAATAAGGAATGCTAATTGATAACTTTCCGGCTGCTGGTTAACAACTGGCGCCCAATAGGAGAGCAGACAGCCACCAGGCACTGCTGTGCGGAACTCGGTGCAGCCTAGTTGCTGGGATTTAAATGTGGCAGGAAGAATGCAGACAGCTCATTCCTCATGAGACCATCCCAGTTTGCAACCCAGCTGAACGCTCCTCAGACAGACGATTGACATGGTTCAAGGAATCTCATGACTTTCCCACAGGGCCTAAAAGAGCTAGGCCATTTGCATTCGAGTTCTCTCTCCCAGGCCCGGTGGACTCTTGacaataaattactttttaacaCGATGGTGTGCAAACCCACACCACTACCCACAGGCTCATCTTCCTCAACAGCCCGGCTCATCAAAGCCAGCCCTGATGCAGGAATTTCCTTACCTAACTGGCACGTTTTGCCAGTCCACTGGGGTGGGCACACGCACTTGAATCCATTAACCAAGTCCTGGCAGGTGCCCCCGTGGGAACAGTTATTTGGAGAACAGTCATCAATGTCTGTTGGACAAAAGGGAAAAGGGTTGGCAATTTAATCTCCGTCCCTTTGACAATTAGATCATTTAATGCCAACCCTCACATGAGGAGCCTTCACTTAAGAGCCAGACACCTGCTCTAAGGGACTGCTGTGACGGTAAGGCCCGATTTTAGCTTTAAATCCTCCACTGCCCCAGTTCATTTAATCCCCAACCTAAGCAGCAGGGAAAGCCAGCTGGATCCCCAGAGCATCGACCCACTGGTAACATGGGACATCTAGCTCTGCCcacctttgatttttaaagaaaagtttcagCATGGCTCAAGGGTGGctaagaaaaggcaaggaaaaagaaGTCTTCACTGGTAGAAAACGTCATTCTTATTAGCTCACAGAGCTTTCCCAAAATGACGCAGCTggggtccccacccccacttctgccCGGGACTACAGTGGCCTCCTCCTTCATCCGCTGCCCACTTATGAAGGAGCAGGCTCGCTCTCTGAATCTGCTAACGGGTTCCTCACAACCGGAAGACATGGGAATTCTCCTGTCCCATATCaagaggacacagagagggagtgggggtaATGATCCATCCtgcaagaggcaggcagggccacAGGGCCAGCCCCGGTGGCCTGACC encodes the following:
- the JAG1 gene encoding protein jagged-1, with protein sequence MRSPRTRGRPGRPLSLLLALLCALRAKVCGASGQFELEILSMQNVNGELQNGNCCGGVRNPGDRKCSHDECDTYFKVCLKEYQSRVTAGGPCSFGSGSTPVIGGNTFNLKASRGNERNRIVLPFSFAWPRSYTLLVEAWDSSNDTLQPDSIIEKASHSGMINPSRQWQTLKQNTGVAHFEYQIRVTCDDYYYGFGCNKFCRPRDDFFGHYACDQNGNKTCMEGWMGPECNRAICRQGCSLKHGSCKLPGDCRCQYGWQGLYCDKCIPHPGCVHGTCNEPWQCLCETNWGGQLCDKDLNYCGTRQPCLNGGTCSNTGPDKYQCSCPEGYSGSNCEIAEHACLSDPCHNRGSCRETSLGFECECSPGWTGPTCSTNIDDCSPNNCSHGGTCQDLVNGFKCVCPPQWTGKTCQLDANECEAKPCVNAKSCKNLIASYYCDCLPGWTGQNCDININDCLGQCQNDASCRDLVNGYRCICPPGYAGDHCEREVDECASNPCLNGGHCQNEINRFQCLCPTGFSGNLCQLDVDYCEPNPCQNGAQCYNRASDYFCKCPEDYEGKNCSHLKDHCRTTPCEVIDSCTVAMASNDTPEGVRYISSNVCGPHGKCKSQSGGKFTCDCNKGFTGTYCHENINDCESNPCKNGGTCIDGVNSYKCICSDGWEGAYCETNINDCSQNPCHNGGSCRDLVNDFYCDCKNGWKGKTCHSRDSQCDEATCNNGGTCYDEGDAFKCMCPGGWEGTTCNIARNSSCLPNPCHNGGTCVVNGDSFTCVCKEGWEGPICTQNTNDCSPHPCYNSGTCVDGDNWYRCECAPGFAGPDCRININECQSSPCAFGATCVDEINGYRCVCPPGHSGAKCQEVSGRPCITVGSVIPDGARWDDDCNACQCLNGRIACSKVWCGPRPCLLHKGHSECPSGQSCIPILDDQCFVRPCTGVGECRSSSLQPVKTKCTSDPYYQENCANITFTFNKEMMSPGLTTEHICSELRNLNILKNVSAEYSIYIACEPSPSANNEIHVAISAEDIRDDGNPIKEITDKIIDLVSKRDGNSSLIAAVAEVRVQRRPLKNRTDFLVPLLSSVLTVAWICCLVTAFYWCVRKRRKPSSHARSASEDNTTNNVREQLNQIKNPIEKHGANTVPIKDYENKNSKMSKIRTHNSEVEEDDMDKHQQKARFAKQPAYTLVDREEKPPNGTPAKHPNWTNKQDNRDLESAQSLNRMEYIV